The genomic interval GTAAATATGATTTACGCTTCCACCATGTTTCTACTGATGAAGTTTATGGTGATTTGCCTTATCGCGAAGATTTGCCAGGTCATGGCGAAGGTGAAGGTGAAAAATTTACTGACAAAACACCTTACAATCCATCAAGCCCTTACTCTTCAACTAAAGCGGCTTCTGATTTGATTGTTCGTGCTTGGGTCCGTTCATTTGGGCTTAAAGCAACAATTTCAAACTGCTCAAATAACTACGGACCTTTCCAACACATCGAAAAATTTATTCCTCGTCAAATTACTAATATTCTTTCAGGAATCAAACCAAAACTTTACGGTGATGGTAAAAACGTTCGTGACTGGATTCATACAGAAGACCATTCATCAGGTGTTTGGACAATTTTGACTAAAGGTCGTATGGGTGAAACTTATCTTATCGGTGCAGACGGTGAAAAAAATAACAAAGAAGTTCTTGAAGATATTTTGACTCGTATGGGCAAAGATAAAGACGATTATGACCGTGTAACTGACCGTGCTGGCCATGACCTTCGTTATGCGATTGATAATAGTAAATTACGTACAGAACTTGGTTGGGCTCCAAAACATACTGACTTTGAATCTGGTTTGCAAGCGACAATCGACTGGTATCGTGAAAACGAAAACTGGTGGAAAGCTGAAAAAGAAGCTGTTGAAGCAAAATATGCTGAAACACAAAAGGTTTTGGATAAATAATTTTTCTGTCAAATTTGACAGGCTTTGTTTGCAAAGCTTGTGAGTATAGAAAGGTATTTTCTGATGAAAAATACTCAGCTGCTAAATGTTGTTTTAGGAATTGTGATGTTTATAGTTGCTATCATTGAGCTCTTTGCGAGAAATAAATTTATTGCGCTGTGCTTGATAGTGGTAGGAGTGGCAAATTTTACGATTGCATATAATTCTAAACAGAAATAGCCTCTATCAGTAAATAAGTGCGGGAAAGCGTGGAAATATGATTAATCATATTGGTGGTTTTGCTGTTAAAGACATTGAACGTTCTATTCAATTTTATGAATCTGTGCTTGCTCCTTTGGGTTATAAACTTCATCATCGCTCCGAAAAATCAGCAAATTTTTCGGACAGTATTTCAACAGATCCTTTTGGTGATTTTGCAATTTATGAAGGACAACCTTTCTCTTTTCATTTAGCTTTCCAAGCCAAATTTAATCAAGAAGTAGATGATTTTAACGAAGCGGCCATAAAGCTTGGTGCTAAAGGATATGGCAGGCCTGGCTATCACAAACATTTTCATGAAAATTATTATGCGGCTTTTATTTATGACCCTGATGGTTATGCTATAGAAGCAGTTTGCCATAATAATCAACCGCACTAGGATTTAACATTTTAAATGACAAATCTCTCAGTAGAAAGATTAAAGATTGGAGAACAAATGATTTTAATAACAGGTGGAAATGGACAACTTGGAACAGAGTTGCGTCATTTACTTGATGAACGTGGCATAGCTTATACAGCAACAGATGCTAAAGAACTCGATATTACTGACGGCGTCGCTGTTGATAAATTCTTTGATGAAAATAAACCTGAACTTGTCTATCATTGTGCGGCTTATACAGCTGTTGATAAAGCTGAAGACGAAGGTCGTGAACTTGATGAAAAAATCAATGTTGATGGAACTAAAAATGTAGCCGA from Lactococcus lactis carries:
- the rfbB gene encoding dTDP-glucose 4,6-dehydratase, which produces MTEFKNIVVTGGAGFIGSNFVHYVYNNHPDVHITVLDKLTYAGNVNNINMLFDSGRVELVVGDIADPEIVDQVASKADAIVHYAAESHNDNSLKSQDEFIQTNFIGTYTLIQAARKYDLRFHHVSTDEVYGDLPYREDLPGHGEGEGEKFTDKTPYNPSSPYSSTKAASDLIVRAWVRSFGLKATISNCSNNYGPFQHIEKFIPRQITNILSGIKPKLYGDGKNVRDWIHTEDHSSGVWTILTKGRMGETYLIGADGEKNNKEVLEDILTRMGKDKDDYDRVTDRAGHDLRYAIDNSKLRTELGWAPKHTDFESGLQATIDWYRENENWWKAEKEAVEAKYAETQKVLDK
- a CDS encoding VOC family protein; amino-acid sequence: MINHIGGFAVKDIERSIQFYESVLAPLGYKLHHRSEKSANFSDSISTDPFGDFAIYEGQPFSFHLAFQAKFNQEVDDFNEAAIKLGAKGYGRPGYHKHFHENYYAAFIYDPDGYAIEAVCHNNQPH